From one Bordetella genomosp. 9 genomic stretch:
- a CDS encoding ATP-dependent DNA helicase — protein MLHPELAEYFAEDGPLAKASPGYRLRESQVELAQAIDQAITHRSTLVAEAGTGIGKTWAYLVPAFLNGGKVLISTGTRTLQDQLFNRDLPRVRAALAVPVTAALLKGRGNYLCHYHLDRLSGDDRALKSRAEISQLRHIQRFAAHTKTGDRADLAQVPEDADIWQRATSTRENCLGQECPRIRDCFVVKARRQAQEADVVVINHALFMADLVLREEGVTDLLPEADTVIFDEAHQLPDTATRFLGSSLSTHQLLDFGRTAEAAGLAYAREAMNWGEASRKLEHAARELRLSCGAIEHMPGRKANFEAVPDADGFHEALRNLDAAVLAVTRGLTQVAEKHPDLAAAARQGAEILLRLKRWAPPARPDAPGQSANGEAGASGGRAFESAAGSEPGRAPDSALDSAESDETIIAAWSAAMAAGVSALDHGAHSAHDAKANAAEAGAGANTVNAAGIQPASAASAAAARSGAPPASLAPPLVDWTGPAVRWVEHGTHHVRLHAAPLSVAQAFSKYRKPGQAWVLTSATLSVHGDFGHFTRQLGLDDAATGHWESPFDYGAQGLLFVPKELPEPQAPGFAERFVATLMPLLHASPGGALVLCTTLRAVDRFANLLADAFDDDGVEWPLLRQGEGTRRDLLERFRTLTHPVLVGSASFWEGIDLPGDVLTLVAIDKLPFAPPDDPVIEARLRECRARGGNPFAEYQLPEAAIALKQGAGRLIRTMADWGVLMVGDVRLVEKGYGKRLWRGLPPFSRTRELTEAVAFLERKSREGASPKAGAAPVDAA, from the coding sequence ATGCTGCATCCGGAGCTTGCCGAATATTTCGCCGAAGACGGCCCGCTAGCGAAAGCGTCGCCGGGCTATCGCCTGCGCGAGTCCCAGGTAGAGCTGGCGCAGGCGATCGACCAGGCCATTACGCACCGTTCGACCCTGGTCGCGGAAGCCGGTACCGGCATCGGCAAGACCTGGGCCTATCTGGTGCCGGCGTTCCTGAACGGTGGCAAGGTCCTGATTTCCACGGGCACGCGCACCCTGCAGGACCAGTTGTTCAACCGCGACCTGCCGCGGGTGCGCGCCGCGCTGGCGGTGCCCGTCACGGCGGCGCTGCTCAAGGGGCGCGGCAATTACCTGTGCCACTACCACCTGGATCGCCTGTCGGGCGACGACCGGGCGTTGAAATCGCGTGCGGAAATCAGCCAGCTGCGGCATATCCAGCGTTTCGCCGCGCATACCAAGACCGGCGACCGCGCCGACCTGGCCCAGGTGCCCGAAGATGCCGACATCTGGCAGCGCGCGACGTCCACCCGTGAAAACTGCCTGGGGCAGGAATGCCCGCGCATCCGCGATTGCTTCGTGGTCAAGGCGCGCCGCCAGGCCCAGGAAGCCGACGTGGTGGTGATCAACCATGCGCTGTTCATGGCCGACCTGGTGCTGCGCGAAGAAGGCGTGACCGACCTGCTGCCGGAAGCCGATACGGTCATCTTCGACGAAGCCCATCAACTGCCGGACACCGCGACGCGCTTCCTGGGCAGCAGCCTGTCCACCCATCAGCTGCTGGATTTCGGGCGCACCGCGGAAGCCGCCGGCCTGGCCTATGCGCGCGAAGCCATGAACTGGGGCGAAGCCTCGCGCAAGCTGGAGCATGCGGCGCGCGAACTGCGCCTGTCATGCGGGGCCATCGAACACATGCCCGGCCGCAAGGCCAACTTCGAAGCCGTGCCGGACGCGGATGGTTTCCATGAAGCGCTGCGCAATCTCGACGCGGCCGTGCTCGCGGTGACACGCGGGCTGACCCAGGTGGCGGAAAAGCATCCGGACCTGGCGGCGGCGGCGCGGCAGGGCGCGGAAATCCTGTTGCGGCTCAAGCGCTGGGCGCCCCCGGCGCGGCCGGACGCGCCCGGGCAGTCGGCGAACGGCGAGGCCGGCGCAAGCGGCGGACGCGCATTCGAAAGCGCTGCCGGCAGTGAACCGGGCCGCGCACCCGATAGCGCACTCGATAGCGCCGAAAGCGATGAAACCATCATCGCCGCCTGGTCGGCGGCGATGGCGGCGGGCGTGTCCGCCCTGGACCACGGCGCGCATTCGGCGCATGACGCCAAGGCGAACGCGGCCGAGGCCGGGGCCGGGGCCAATACCGTGAACGCCGCCGGCATCCAGCCAGCGTCCGCGGCGTCGGCCGCGGCCGCGCGGTCCGGCGCCCCGCCCGCGAGCCTTGCGCCGCCGCTGGTCGACTGGACCGGACCCGCCGTGCGCTGGGTCGAGCACGGCACGCATCACGTGCGCCTGCATGCCGCTCCCTTGTCCGTGGCCCAGGCATTCTCCAAATACCGCAAACCCGGCCAGGCCTGGGTGCTGACGTCCGCGACGCTGTCGGTGCATGGCGACTTCGGCCATTTCACGCGCCAGCTGGGGCTGGACGACGCGGCCACCGGCCATTGGGAATCGCCGTTCGACTACGGCGCGCAAGGCCTGCTGTTCGTCCCCAAGGAACTGCCGGAGCCGCAGGCGCCAGGCTTTGCCGAACGCTTCGTCGCCACGCTGATGCCTTTGCTGCATGCCAGTCCCGGCGGCGCGCTGGTGCTGTGCACGACGCTGCGCGCGGTGGATCGCTTCGCCAATCTGCTGGCCGACGCTTTCGACGACGACGGCGTGGAATGGCCGCTGCTGCGGCAAGGCGAGGGCACGCGGCGCGATCTGCTGGAACGCTTCCGTACGCTGACGCACCCCGTCCTGGTGGGCAGCGCCAGCTTCTGGGAAGGCATCGACCTGCCCGGCGACGTGCTGACCCTGGTGGCGATCGACAAGCTGCCGTTCGCCCCGCCGGACGATCCGGTCATCGAGGCCCGGTTGCGCGAGTGCCGCGCGCGCGGCGGCAATCCTTTCGCCGAATACCAGTTGCCCGAAGCGGCGATCGCGCTCAAGCAGGGCGCCGGCCGCCTGATCCGCACCATGGCGGATTGGGGCGTGCTGATGGTGGGCGACGTGCGGTTGGTGGAAAAGGGCTATGGCAAGCGGCTGTGGCGCGGCTTGCCGCCATTTTCCCGCACGCGCGAACTGACCGAAGCCGTGGCTTTCCTGGAACGCAAGTCGCGGGAAGGCGCATCGCCCAAGGCGGGCGCCGCGCCCGTCGACGCCGCATAA
- the tex gene encoding RNA-binding transcriptional accessory protein Tex: MPETSATTSATAPAVDQARIIAQLATELGARPNQVAAAVELLDDGATVPFIARYRKEATGGLDDTVLRNLEVRLGYLRELEERRAAILGSIGEQGKLTPELRQEIATADTKQRLEDLYAPYKPKRRTRAQIAREAGLEPLAEAILADTACDPAVLAQQYLNPEASINDAKAALDGARDILAERYAENADLLADLREYLWSTGLLYSKMAEGKETEGANFRDWFDFSEPLRTLPSHRVLALLRGRQQGVLELRLGLEAEQEALTPHPCVARIARLLALGPNLFDIDATPRNRWLGEVCRWTWRVKLLSAFESELVGRLRESAEAEAIRVFSANLKDLLLAAPAGPRAVLGLDPGIRTGVKVAAIDQTGKVVQTATVYPFEPRRDREGSIAALAAIAAKHKIELVAIGNGTASRETEKLVGELMSRFPELGLTRVVVSEAGASVYSASELAALEFPDLDVSLRGAVSIARRLQDPLAELVKIEPKAIGVGQYQHDVNQRELARSLDAVIEDCVNAVGVDVNTASAALLSRVSGLNSLLAKNIVSWRDDNGAFASRDALRKVPRFGDKAFEQAAGFLRILNGENPLDASSVHPEAYPVVERILAKIQSDVRKVMGQREALKGLSPAEFTDERFGVPTVRDIFAELEKPGRDPRPEFKTAQFKEGVETLNDLHEGMILEGVVTNVANFGAFVDIGVHQDGLVHISALSEKFVKDPRDVVRVGQTVQVKVLEVDVARKRVALTMRLNDSAAPERRGGAADSRGAGSPKPGGGDRSRRNGQDNRGGGAAAAGGAMADAMAQALAKLKR, translated from the coding sequence ATGCCCGAGACCTCCGCTACCACGTCCGCCACCGCCCCCGCCGTCGACCAGGCCCGCATCATCGCGCAGCTCGCCACCGAGCTCGGCGCGCGGCCCAACCAGGTCGCCGCCGCGGTCGAATTGCTGGACGATGGCGCCACGGTGCCCTTCATCGCGCGCTATCGCAAGGAAGCCACCGGCGGCCTGGACGACACCGTGCTGCGCAATCTGGAAGTCCGCCTCGGCTACCTGCGCGAACTGGAAGAACGGCGTGCCGCCATCCTGGGATCCATCGGGGAGCAGGGCAAGCTGACGCCGGAGCTGCGGCAGGAAATCGCCACCGCCGACACCAAGCAGCGGCTGGAAGACCTGTACGCGCCCTACAAGCCCAAGCGGCGCACGCGCGCCCAGATCGCTCGCGAAGCCGGCCTGGAGCCGCTGGCGGAAGCCATCCTGGCCGATACGGCATGCGATCCGGCCGTGCTGGCGCAGCAATACCTGAATCCGGAAGCCTCGATCAACGACGCCAAGGCCGCGCTGGACGGCGCGCGCGACATCCTGGCGGAGCGCTACGCGGAAAACGCCGACCTGCTGGCCGACCTGCGCGAATACCTCTGGTCGACCGGCCTGCTCTATTCCAAGATGGCGGAAGGCAAGGAAACCGAAGGCGCCAACTTCCGCGACTGGTTCGACTTCAGTGAGCCGCTGCGCACCCTGCCGTCGCACCGCGTACTGGCGCTGCTGCGCGGCCGCCAGCAGGGCGTGCTGGAGCTGCGCCTGGGCCTGGAAGCGGAACAGGAAGCCCTGACCCCGCATCCCTGCGTGGCGCGCATCGCGCGGCTGCTGGCGCTGGGGCCCAATCTGTTCGACATCGACGCCACCCCGCGCAACCGCTGGCTGGGTGAGGTCTGCCGCTGGACCTGGCGCGTCAAGCTGCTGTCGGCCTTCGAAAGCGAACTGGTGGGCCGCCTGCGCGAAAGCGCCGAAGCCGAGGCCATCCGCGTGTTTTCCGCCAACCTCAAGGACCTGCTGCTGGCCGCGCCGGCCGGACCGCGCGCCGTGCTGGGACTGGATCCGGGCATACGCACCGGCGTCAAGGTGGCGGCCATCGACCAGACCGGCAAGGTCGTGCAGACCGCCACGGTCTATCCCTTCGAGCCGCGCCGCGACCGCGAGGGCTCCATCGCCGCGCTGGCCGCCATCGCGGCCAAGCACAAGATCGAACTCGTCGCCATCGGCAACGGCACGGCCTCGCGCGAAACGGAAAAGCTGGTCGGCGAGCTGATGTCGCGCTTCCCCGAACTGGGACTGACCCGCGTGGTCGTTTCCGAAGCGGGCGCGTCCGTATATTCCGCGTCGGAGCTGGCCGCGCTGGAATTCCCCGACCTGGACGTCAGCCTGCGCGGCGCGGTCTCCATCGCTCGCCGGCTGCAGGATCCGCTGGCCGAACTGGTCAAGATCGAACCCAAGGCCATCGGCGTGGGCCAATACCAGCACGACGTCAACCAGCGCGAGCTGGCGCGTTCGCTGGACGCCGTCATCGAGGACTGCGTGAATGCCGTGGGCGTCGACGTCAACACGGCCTCGGCCGCGCTGCTGTCGCGCGTGTCGGGACTGAATTCCCTGCTGGCCAAGAATATCGTTTCGTGGCGCGACGACAATGGCGCATTCGCCTCGCGCGACGCGTTGCGCAAAGTGCCGCGCTTCGGCGACAAGGCGTTCGAACAGGCCGCCGGGTTCCTGCGTATCCTGAACGGCGAAAACCCGCTGGACGCCTCTTCCGTGCACCCGGAAGCCTATCCCGTCGTGGAACGCATCCTGGCGAAGATCCAATCCGACGTGCGCAAGGTCATGGGCCAGCGCGAAGCGCTGAAAGGCCTGTCGCCCGCCGAATTCACCGATGAGCGCTTCGGCGTGCCGACGGTGCGCGACATCTTCGCCGAACTCGAAAAACCGGGCCGCGACCCGCGTCCGGAATTCAAGACCGCGCAGTTCAAGGAAGGCGTCGAAACCCTGAACGACCTGCACGAAGGCATGATCCTGGAAGGCGTCGTGACCAACGTCGCCAACTTCGGCGCCTTCGTCGACATCGGGGTGCACCAGGACGGCCTGGTGCATATTTCCGCGTTGTCGGAAAAATTCGTCAAGGATCCGCGCGACGTGGTGCGGGTCGGGCAGACCGTGCAGGTCAAGGTGCTGGAAGTGGACGTCGCCCGCAAGCGCGTGGCCCTGACCATGCGCCTGAACGACAGCGCCGCGCCGGAGCGGCGCGGCGGGGCTGCCGACAGCCGCGGGGCCGGTTCGCCCAAGCCGGGTGGCGGCGACCGTTCGCGCCGCAATGGCCAGGACAACCGCGGCGGCGGTGCGGCAGCCGCCGGTGGCGCGATGGCCGACGCCATGGCGCAGGCGCTGGCCAAACTGAAACGCTGA
- a CDS encoding NEL-type E3 ubiquitin ligase domain-containing protein — protein MVCETAHAFAQVRAAAAAAEPAGAPALTLADAWKLLAACLPVASPTMPTWPDIAVPPQIAGDARQRIAYRTGVAAARELGLDTREFDAETLMELGRQTVADHMLSGTADDILIAVAGLEGKIDGAAWASGDPDRIAAQVEAYLRSEFQDEIDLYQVLDALAAEPPLLGRQALAATLLREQGIDPGAPVGELHMHARHSVSASSPPLLRQYKAADYYFNYDKLSAEDIRGMRTRSGGRPTDEQAARMLRALPASLDAEFQQRYDAHRERTGALLGQWLSTRLRLHAREHGIELAGATVAVSRAAKRYFLPGVGGGMAQFSDAYGSVVSQGFLVAMQAGGRSHRCFVSTRTGAVHVLPAAQSSEDWLADHRELAFDDADARARLSGGAGRWLPRVHVREAASGPLDAMRDWAATMFRAEIELGRESARGQTVSEQTIDALLDQIPFRAMVVALRKGDIPTAIVQGSLDVLTLLPQIGMGFRLAGAAVRSARPWLSLAARFGGIGVRQGWSGVQRMAGQLPLLRERLRTHIGRAAMQGLGRVRPLDVTRIAQAMRATAPRLADILERMAVRTRGTAIPNGVWQLTTARAPGGAAAAAQAADTIAPLPSVAARNLQGGTLGLLPYGTRGSYTQVDAAGRRTGALLVADSEGWLYQTLPLASLARYRVASPRLRHVLDSRRAGPEGVVTVDGLAYARLDTDYVRVVQDPGASTATRPIWRAVAPAGVAPDMIAHRLVYDRVERLWHQAAPPGLAGGGASSSRSGARGRGRIAAADVSLLPDDAQLARLRQAMVAGIRNGTPQQAELVAVLFDRIVGDRRGRAILNALSACHDWLGRTPEIVLLPDPAIPGAVRPALDRPETGRTWYLDLQALRYGNTQSVVHELAAVYNNMTGLLQNQDPFDGLLAEAWPPINARLEKAWANWLAMDPMSPVDLILDGELDTAAPTPRRLTVRHLRLQLREMACYGGLDRSTMKAVLRNQHGRLDTKLNLSHRNLDSIPPLPRDISVLNVSNNLINDWRNLPVGLTVLDAEATGMHKLPDNLPAGLKELNVTNNRLAQAPLVLPPGLTRLGLTGNRLVVAPALPAGLKELLIAQNELSSLPAELPAGLELLDASSNALVRLPDSLPAGLRVLHVSHNRLERLPVLPDGLTELDVGWNSLDALPDLPTQLRVLEAASNRLESLPASLPRDLEMLIVPRNRLQRLPDALPRRLTLLTAQYNAIELLPGNIVDLASCTIHLDGNPLAPGTIPIIAVGNAGPRIFFNPAEGQPMARRRTLAEVTRVWWSDPSQEAGTRWDAIDRALGPRDDVVEFAGFLDKLRMTISFRDPGFRAQVEDWLIELSKLERRALLDDTLLVCNGATQTCEDRITVAWNDMQKLRRNDDIRRGLYDDRVHEAVDIAREMFRIDVLTEFASRQERGRPMPDPVELYLAYLVRLREPLDLTTVAPMMRFYELSLVTAHDLVKARETVQARERAEFDMFLVLDYEPWQTLLKRKDAAGYARAQADAERRLAEQFDGLLREAVDGLGLDPADASLLDNARANLGPGIMRRIRYEAMRPLTEHYLSRPL, from the coding sequence GTGGTATGCGAAACGGCCCACGCATTCGCCCAGGTGCGCGCGGCGGCCGCCGCCGCGGAGCCCGCCGGTGCGCCAGCGCTGACGCTGGCGGATGCATGGAAGCTGCTCGCCGCCTGCCTGCCCGTCGCGTCGCCGACGATGCCCACATGGCCGGATATCGCCGTGCCGCCGCAGATCGCGGGGGATGCCCGGCAGCGGATTGCCTACCGAACAGGCGTGGCGGCGGCGCGCGAGCTCGGCCTGGACACGCGCGAGTTCGACGCCGAAACGCTGATGGAACTCGGCCGCCAGACGGTGGCCGATCACATGCTGTCAGGCACGGCGGACGACATATTGATCGCCGTCGCGGGGCTGGAAGGGAAGATCGACGGCGCGGCGTGGGCCTCGGGAGATCCTGACAGGATCGCCGCCCAGGTCGAGGCTTACCTGCGATCGGAATTCCAGGACGAGATCGATCTTTACCAGGTGCTGGATGCGCTCGCGGCGGAGCCGCCGCTGCTCGGCCGCCAGGCCTTGGCCGCGACCCTGCTGCGCGAGCAGGGCATCGATCCGGGCGCGCCGGTGGGCGAGCTTCACATGCACGCCCGCCATAGCGTGTCGGCGTCGTCGCCGCCCCTGCTGCGCCAATACAAGGCCGCCGACTACTACTTCAACTACGACAAGTTGAGCGCCGAGGATATTCGCGGCATGAGAACCCGGAGCGGCGGCCGGCCGACGGACGAGCAGGCCGCGCGCATGCTGCGCGCGCTGCCGGCGTCGCTGGATGCGGAATTCCAGCAACGCTACGATGCGCATCGCGAGCGCACGGGGGCGTTGCTGGGACAGTGGCTTTCCACCCGCCTGCGCCTGCATGCCAGGGAGCATGGCATCGAGTTGGCCGGCGCGACGGTGGCGGTGTCGCGGGCTGCCAAGCGCTATTTCCTGCCCGGCGTGGGCGGTGGGATGGCGCAGTTCTCCGACGCCTATGGCAGCGTCGTTTCGCAGGGCTTCCTGGTCGCCATGCAGGCCGGCGGCCGGTCGCATCGATGTTTCGTGTCCACACGCACCGGCGCCGTGCACGTGTTGCCGGCGGCCCAGTCCTCCGAGGACTGGCTTGCGGACCATCGGGAGCTCGCGTTCGACGACGCCGACGCTCGTGCGCGCCTGTCCGGCGGGGCGGGACGCTGGCTGCCGCGTGTCCACGTGCGGGAGGCCGCGTCCGGACCGCTGGATGCCATGCGGGACTGGGCCGCCACCATGTTCCGCGCCGAGATCGAGCTCGGCCGCGAAAGTGCGCGTGGGCAGACCGTGTCCGAGCAGACCATCGATGCCTTGCTGGACCAGATCCCTTTCCGCGCGATGGTCGTGGCGCTGCGCAAGGGCGACATTCCGACGGCCATCGTGCAGGGCAGCCTGGATGTGCTGACCCTGTTGCCGCAGATCGGCATGGGCTTTCGTCTCGCGGGCGCGGCGGTGCGCTCCGCGAGGCCGTGGCTGTCGCTGGCCGCCCGCTTCGGCGGCATCGGCGTACGCCAGGGATGGAGTGGCGTTCAGCGCATGGCGGGACAGCTTCCCTTGCTGCGCGAACGTCTGCGTACGCACATCGGCCGCGCGGCGATGCAGGGTCTGGGGCGCGTGCGTCCACTGGATGTCACGCGCATCGCGCAGGCGATGCGCGCGACGGCACCCCGCCTGGCGGACATCCTGGAAAGGATGGCGGTGCGCACCAGGGGCACGGCCATCCCCAACGGCGTATGGCAACTGACCACGGCGCGAGCGCCCGGCGGCGCCGCCGCCGCGGCGCAGGCCGCCGACACGATCGCGCCTTTGCCATCGGTGGCGGCGCGCAACCTGCAAGGGGGCACGCTGGGCTTGCTGCCGTATGGCACCCGCGGCTCATACACGCAAGTGGACGCCGCCGGCCGGCGTACGGGCGCCCTGCTGGTCGCCGACAGCGAGGGCTGGCTCTACCAGACCCTGCCGCTCGCCAGCCTGGCACGCTACCGGGTCGCGTCGCCCCGGTTGCGGCATGTGCTGGACAGCCGCCGCGCCGGCCCGGAAGGCGTCGTCACGGTGGATGGCCTGGCCTATGCCCGCCTGGACACCGATTACGTGCGGGTCGTGCAGGACCCTGGCGCATCCACGGCCACGCGGCCGATCTGGCGCGCCGTGGCGCCGGCCGGCGTCGCGCCCGACATGATCGCTCACCGCCTGGTCTATGACCGCGTGGAAAGACTGTGGCACCAGGCCGCGCCGCCTGGACTGGCGGGCGGCGGGGCGTCGTCGAGCCGGTCGGGCGCGCGGGGGCGCGGCAGGATCGCCGCGGCCGACGTGTCCTTGCTGCCCGATGACGCGCAGTTGGCACGGCTGCGCCAGGCCATGGTCGCGGGCATTCGCAACGGCACGCCGCAACAGGCTGAACTGGTGGCGGTCTTGTTCGACCGCATCGTGGGCGACCGCCGGGGCAGGGCGATCCTGAATGCGCTGAGCGCCTGCCATGACTGGCTGGGACGGACGCCAGAGATCGTGCTGCTGCCCGACCCGGCGATCCCGGGCGCCGTCCGGCCTGCGCTGGACCGGCCGGAGACGGGAAGGACCTGGTACCTGGACCTGCAAGCGCTGAGATACGGCAACACCCAATCCGTCGTGCATGAGCTGGCGGCCGTCTACAACAACATGACCGGCCTGCTGCAGAACCAGGATCCCTTCGACGGCCTGCTGGCCGAGGCGTGGCCGCCGATCAACGCGCGGCTGGAAAAGGCGTGGGCCAATTGGCTGGCGATGGATCCCATGTCGCCAGTGGACCTCATACTGGACGGCGAGCTGGATACGGCGGCGCCCACGCCGCGCAGGCTGACCGTGCGGCACCTGCGGCTGCAATTGCGCGAGATGGCCTGCTATGGCGGCCTGGACCGTTCAACGATGAAGGCGGTGCTGCGCAACCAGCACGGCCGGCTCGACACGAAACTGAACCTGTCCCATCGGAACCTGGACAGCATCCCGCCATTGCCGCGGGACATCAGTGTCCTGAACGTTTCCAACAACCTCATCAATGATTGGCGCAATCTGCCCGTGGGGCTGACGGTCCTCGATGCCGAAGCGACCGGCATGCATAAACTGCCGGACAACCTGCCGGCGGGCCTGAAGGAACTGAACGTCACCAACAACCGCCTGGCGCAGGCGCCGCTGGTTCTTCCGCCAGGCCTGACGCGCCTGGGGCTGACGGGCAACCGCCTGGTGGTCGCGCCGGCGTTGCCCGCCGGTCTGAAGGAACTGCTGATCGCGCAAAACGAGCTGTCGTCGCTGCCGGCGGAGCTCCCCGCGGGGCTGGAGCTGCTGGACGCGTCCAGCAACGCCCTGGTCCGTCTGCCGGACAGCCTGCCGGCGGGCTTGCGCGTACTGCACGTATCGCACAATCGCCTGGAACGGCTGCCGGTCCTGCCGGACGGGTTGACCGAACTCGATGTCGGCTGGAACAGCCTGGACGCCCTGCCGGACCTGCCCACGCAACTGCGCGTCCTGGAGGCCGCCTCCAACCGGCTGGAAAGCCTGCCCGCCAGCCTGCCGCGCGACCTGGAGATGCTGATCGTTCCACGCAACCGGCTCCAGCGCCTGCCGGACGCACTGCCGCGACGCCTGACCCTGCTCACCGCGCAGTACAACGCCATCGAGCTGCTGCCTGGCAATATCGTCGACCTGGCGTCCTGCACCATACATCTGGACGGCAATCCGCTTGCCCCCGGCACCATTCCCATCATTGCCGTCGGAAACGCCGGCCCGCGCATATTCTTCAATCCGGCCGAAGGGCAGCCGATGGCACGCCGACGCACGCTGGCCGAAGTCACCCGGGTTTGGTGGAGCGATCCGTCACAGGAGGCCGGGACCCGCTGGGATGCGATCGACCGGGCGCTGGGTCCGCGCGACGACGTCGTCGAATTCGCCGGGTTCCTGGACAAGCTGCGCATGACGATCAGCTTCCGCGACCCGGGGTTTCGCGCGCAGGTGGAAGACTGGCTGATCGAGCTTTCGAAGCTGGAGCGGCGTGCCCTGCTCGACGATACGCTGCTGGTCTGCAATGGGGCCACCCAGACCTGCGAGGACCGCATCACCGTCGCCTGGAACGATATGCAGAAGCTGCGCCGCAATGACGATATCCGGCGGGGCCTGTACGACGACCGGGTGCACGAAGCGGTCGACATCGCCCGCGAGATGTTCCGCATCGACGTGCTGACGGAGTTCGCCAGCCGGCAGGAGCGCGGACGCCCGATGCCGGATCCGGTGGAGCTGTACCTGGCTTATCTGGTGCGGCTGCGCGAGCCGCTGGACCTGACCACGGTCGCGCCCATGATGCGCTTCTACGAGCTTTCGCTGGTCACGGCCCATGACCTGGTCAAGGCGCGCGAAACCGTGCAGGCGCGCGAACGCGCGGAGTTCGATATGTTCCTGGTGCTGGATTACGAGCCGTGGCAGACGCTGCTGAAGCGCAAGGACGCCGCTGGCTATGCGCGGGCACAGGCGGACGCCGAACGGCGCCTGGCCGAGCAGTTCGATGGGCTGCTGCGGGAAGCCGTCGACGGGCTCGGGCTGGATCCCGCCGACGCGTCGCTGCTGGACAATGCGCGCGCCAACCTGGGCCCCGGCATCATGCGGCGTATCCGCTACGAGGCAATGCGTCCGCTGACGGAGCACTACTTGTCGCGACCGCTGTAG
- a CDS encoding tryptophan--tRNA ligase, with the protein MNTRVLTGITTSGTPHLGNYAGAIRPAIQASREAGVDAFFFLADYHALIKTTEDPGRVARSRLEIAATWLAAGLDPERVTFYRQSDVPEIPELCWLLTCVTPKGLMNRAHAYKASVDQNTAKGVDPDDGVSMGLFSYPVLMAADILMFNAHKVPVGRDQIQHLEMARDIAQRFNHLYGGDYFVLPEVVIAEEVATLPGLDGRKMSKSYNNTIPLFEGGAAALRSAVMRIVTDSRQPGEPKDAENSHLYTLYRAFASAPASAEFRQALEDGMGWGDAKQALCDLLEHDLAAMRERYVALMAAPERIEDILMAGAEKARKLAVPFMAQLRDAVGLRRLGGGKAPAAAAGGKKAAGRAPRFVSFRDPDGSFRFRLLGADGEELLCSVPYADPKQAGAAMRRLQGEAASLRADGKTYAALLDDTPVAYGTEADDPGARDARLARTREALNALAGDA; encoded by the coding sequence ATGAACACCCGCGTCCTTACCGGCATCACGACCTCCGGCACGCCCCATCTGGGCAACTACGCCGGCGCCATCCGCCCCGCCATCCAGGCCAGTCGAGAAGCGGGCGTCGATGCGTTTTTCTTCCTGGCGGATTATCACGCGCTGATCAAGACGACCGAGGATCCGGGGCGGGTGGCGCGTTCGCGGCTGGAGATCGCCGCGACCTGGCTGGCGGCGGGACTGGATCCGGAGCGGGTCACCTTCTATCGGCAATCGGATGTCCCGGAAATTCCGGAACTGTGCTGGCTGCTGACCTGCGTGACGCCCAAGGGGCTGATGAACCGCGCGCATGCCTACAAGGCGTCGGTGGACCAGAATACCGCCAAGGGCGTCGATCCGGACGATGGCGTCAGCATGGGGCTGTTTTCCTATCCGGTGCTGATGGCGGCGGACATCCTGATGTTCAACGCGCACAAGGTGCCGGTGGGCCGCGACCAGATCCAGCACCTGGAAATGGCGCGCGATATCGCCCAGCGTTTCAATCACTTGTACGGCGGCGACTATTTCGTGCTGCCGGAAGTGGTGATCGCCGAGGAAGTCGCGACGCTGCCGGGCCTGGACGGCCGCAAGATGTCCAAGAGCTACAACAACACCATCCCCTTGTTCGAAGGCGGCGCCGCGGCGCTGCGTTCCGCCGTCATGCGCATCGTGACGGATTCGCGCCAGCCGGGCGAGCCCAAGGACGCCGAGAACTCGCACCTGTACACGCTGTACCGGGCGTTCGCGTCCGCGCCGGCGTCGGCGGAGTTCCGCCAGGCGCTCGAGGACGGCATGGGTTGGGGCGATGCCAAGCAGGCATTGTGCGATCTGCTGGAACATGACCTGGCCGCGATGCGCGAACGCTATGTCGCGTTGATGGCGGCGCCGGAACGCATCGAAGACATCCTGATGGCCGGCGCGGAAAAGGCGCGCAAGCTGGCCGTCCCGTTCATGGCGCAGTTGCGCGACGCGGTGGGGCTGCGCAGGCTGGGCGGGGGCAAGGCCCCCGCGGCGGCGGCCGGCGGCAAGAAGGCGGCCGGGCGCGCGCCGCGCTTCGTCAGCTTCCGCGACCCCGACGGCAGTTTCCGCTTCCGCCTGCTGGGCGCGGATGGCGAAGAACTGTTGTGCTCGGTGCCCTATGCCGACCCCAAGCAGGCCGGCGCCGCGATGCGCCGCCTGCAGGGCGAAGCGGCCTCGCTGCGCGCGGATGGCAAGACCTATGCGGCGCTGCTCGACGATACGCCCGTGGCATACGGGACGGAAGCCGACGATCCCGGGGCGCGCGACGCCAGGCTCGCGCGGACGCGTGAAGCGTTGAACGCCCTGGCGGGAGACGCGTAG